One Halostella limicola genomic window carries:
- a CDS encoding DUF7269 family protein codes for MTYRRRTVVALGAAGLLVGVGLAFAPEAVPRAVREPARSAVESLGDDLTAAAVSLVGLAAALWIARSSDGDAAGAEPLTATPPEAATAETTVAGGEFDAAVERVGERDLAAGAVERGEPATRLRETARTVLSRTRPDDADVEGMIAAGAWTDDRVAAAFLGDERAPGWTFRERLRAWLAPERETERRAARTVAALGRELERHEQRWHRRPSDGTGDEARDAGEVRR; via the coding sequence ATGACGTACCGGCGACGGACCGTCGTCGCGCTCGGCGCCGCGGGCCTGCTCGTCGGCGTCGGCCTCGCGTTCGCGCCGGAGGCGGTGCCGCGCGCGGTGCGCGAACCGGCGCGGAGCGCGGTCGAGTCGCTCGGCGACGACCTGACCGCCGCGGCGGTCTCGCTGGTCGGTCTCGCCGCGGCGCTGTGGATCGCCCGGTCGTCGGACGGTGACGCCGCCGGGGCCGAGCCGCTGACCGCGACCCCGCCGGAAGCGGCGACGGCGGAGACGACCGTCGCCGGCGGCGAGTTCGACGCCGCGGTCGAGCGCGTCGGCGAGCGCGACCTCGCGGCGGGGGCGGTCGAGCGCGGGGAGCCGGCGACCCGCCTCCGCGAGACGGCGCGGACGGTGCTCTCGCGGACCCGTCCCGACGACGCGGACGTCGAGGGGATGATCGCGGCCGGCGCGTGGACGGACGACCGGGTCGCCGCGGCCTTCCTCGGCGACGAGCGGGCGCCGGGGTGGACGTTCCGGGAGCGCCTGCGGGCGTGGCTGGCTCCGGAGCGAGAGACCGAGCGCCGGGCGGCGCGGACCGTCGCGGCGCTCGGGCGGGAACTGGAGCGCCACGAGCAGCGGTGGCACCGGCGACCGAGCGACGGGACGGGCGACGAGGCGCGTGACGCCGGGGAGGTGCGTCGCTGA
- a CDS encoding DUF58 domain-containing protein gives MRSVPRWGGPAAGSAALATAGVASGEQVLLAAAVVPLVFVCYGALATTPPAESVRVERSVRPDAPMPGETVRVDLTVTNPTDRPLPDVRVVDGVPDPLRVVAGTPRGGFALRPGESTTLSYSVVARRGEYAFDAPSVRTRNVSGTRYDTTAIPVAGAARITCEVGVDEVPLHEQTTGVTGQLPTDTGGSGVEFYATREYRTGDPPSRIDWRHLAKSGSLTTIDYRRQQAARIVVVLDARAASDVARRSGSPTGVDLGVYAAARLVGTLADADHQVGVATVEDGEAGPRIAWVEPSSGPELRARAERLFDSVLDAPAEERSVADGGGAPGDGAASDALTELRQRLGGDAQVLFVSPFADDYPAEVTRTLSAHGHAVTVVSPDVTGADTTGRRMAAVEREVRLADVRDRGIPVNDWHPDAPLATALADALEGVR, from the coding sequence ATGCGGTCGGTCCCACGGTGGGGCGGCCCGGCGGCCGGGAGCGCCGCGCTAGCGACGGCCGGCGTGGCGAGCGGCGAGCAGGTCCTGCTCGCGGCGGCGGTCGTCCCGCTCGTGTTCGTCTGCTACGGCGCGCTCGCGACGACGCCGCCCGCGGAGAGCGTCCGCGTCGAGCGGTCGGTCCGCCCCGACGCGCCGATGCCCGGCGAGACGGTCCGGGTCGACCTGACCGTGACTAATCCGACGGACCGGCCGCTCCCGGACGTGCGCGTCGTGGACGGCGTCCCCGACCCCCTCCGCGTGGTCGCGGGGACGCCGCGGGGCGGGTTCGCGCTCCGGCCGGGCGAGTCGACGACGCTGTCGTACTCGGTCGTCGCTCGCCGCGGCGAGTACGCCTTCGACGCCCCGTCGGTGCGGACCCGCAACGTGAGCGGGACCCGGTACGACACCACCGCGATTCCGGTCGCGGGCGCCGCGCGGATCACCTGCGAGGTAGGCGTCGACGAGGTGCCCCTCCACGAGCAGACGACGGGCGTCACCGGGCAGTTGCCGACCGACACCGGCGGCAGCGGCGTGGAGTTCTACGCCACCCGCGAGTACCGGACCGGCGACCCGCCGAGCCGTATCGACTGGCGGCACCTCGCCAAGAGCGGGTCGCTGACGACCATCGACTACCGCCGCCAGCAGGCGGCCCGCATCGTGGTGGTCCTCGACGCCCGGGCGGCGAGCGACGTGGCGCGGCGGTCCGGCTCCCCCACCGGCGTCGACCTCGGTGTCTACGCCGCGGCGCGGCTGGTCGGAACGCTCGCGGACGCGGACCACCAGGTCGGCGTCGCGACGGTCGAGGACGGCGAGGCGGGACCGCGGATCGCCTGGGTCGAGCCGTCGAGCGGCCCGGAGCTCCGGGCGCGCGCCGAGCGCCTCTTCGACAGCGTGCTTGACGCGCCGGCCGAGGAGCGAAGCGTCGCGGACGGGGGAGGCGCTCCCGGCGACGGAGCGGCGTCGGACGCGCTCACCGAACTGCGCCAGCGCCTCGGCGGCGACGCGCAGGTGCTGTTCGTCAGCCCGTTCGCGGACGACTACCCGGCCGAGGTGACGCGCACGCTGTCGGCCCACGGTCACGCGGTGACGGTCGTCTCCCCGGACGTGACGGGCGCGGACACGACCGGGAGGCGGATGGCGGCCGTCGAGCGGGAGGTCCGGCTCGCCGACGTGCGCGACCGGGGGATCCCCGTCAATGACTGGCACCCCGACGCGCCGCTGGCGACCGCGCTGGCCGACGCGCTGGAGGGGGTGCGATGA
- a CDS encoding DUF7519 family protein, whose product MSVPFVTPESASNGDATPPRTSRVLVTAVVGLGVLFVGSSTAVLGQVIESALTGLVVAAALSLLNDDDPESLAAGSLLLAPAAASLTGDLIAIAGGPPVRALRAVALVVASFGVAACWTGIVGNRTLTVGASRFGYALLPLSLAALAAMVSNVGTDAAAAAGGPVLDALWRELVAPTAPAPRIADFLLLLAVGGFAVRAALERLPVAELASKRDTARRAAQVERTVDVLRTTYRVCAPAGLVLGVLHLAGAGPYGALPGGLVDLLAGVAKTEVLRVLLVAAAVAGSVAAVAVEAVLWARTAAASDVAPRVVPFASGVALIGGVWAFTDLVLGRVRSRIPSVAAPALEELVGVVGETPVALLVVAGTLVLFVALVGVLTLLGRWGFLTDRVAPVALASAGLFLAGTVSGMVGDGPLVVFGGVAAATVAWDLGEYGVGVAEGLGRRARSRQGELAHGLASVAVGAASVAAAFALLGVMRRTVPEASLVAAGASAAFVGTLLLLSRLR is encoded by the coding sequence ATGAGCGTCCCCTTCGTCACTCCGGAGTCGGCGTCGAACGGCGACGCGACGCCCCCGCGAACGAGCCGGGTGCTCGTCACCGCGGTCGTCGGCCTCGGCGTCCTGTTCGTCGGGTCGTCGACGGCCGTGCTCGGACAGGTGATAGAGAGCGCGCTGACCGGGCTGGTCGTCGCGGCGGCGCTGTCGCTGCTGAACGACGACGACCCCGAGTCGCTCGCGGCAGGCAGTCTGCTGCTCGCGCCGGCCGCCGCGTCGCTCACCGGCGACCTGATCGCCATCGCGGGCGGGCCGCCGGTGCGGGCGCTCCGGGCGGTCGCGCTGGTCGTCGCGTCGTTCGGCGTCGCCGCGTGCTGGACCGGCATCGTCGGGAACAGAACGCTGACCGTCGGCGCCTCGCGGTTTGGCTACGCGCTGTTACCGCTGTCGCTCGCCGCGCTCGCCGCCATGGTGTCGAACGTCGGCACCGACGCGGCGGCGGCCGCGGGCGGGCCCGTCCTCGACGCGCTGTGGCGCGAACTCGTCGCGCCCACGGCCCCGGCGCCGCGGATCGCCGACTTCCTCCTCCTGCTCGCGGTCGGCGGGTTCGCCGTTCGCGCGGCGCTTGAGCGCCTGCCCGTGGCCGAACTCGCGAGCAAGCGCGACACCGCCCGGCGGGCGGCGCAGGTAGAGCGCACCGTCGACGTCCTGCGGACGACCTACCGGGTCTGCGCGCCGGCGGGGCTCGTGCTCGGTGTCCTCCACCTCGCCGGCGCGGGGCCGTACGGCGCGCTCCCCGGCGGGCTGGTCGACCTGCTCGCGGGCGTGGCGAAGACGGAGGTCCTCCGGGTCCTGCTCGTCGCGGCGGCGGTCGCCGGATCCGTCGCCGCGGTCGCCGTCGAGGCGGTGCTGTGGGCGCGAACCGCCGCCGCGTCGGACGTCGCGCCCCGGGTCGTCCCCTTCGCGTCCGGCGTCGCGCTCATCGGCGGCGTGTGGGCGTTCACCGACCTCGTACTCGGGCGGGTTCGGTCGCGGATCCCGTCCGTCGCCGCGCCGGCGCTCGAGGAACTCGTCGGCGTCGTCGGCGAGACGCCGGTCGCCCTGCTCGTCGTGGCCGGGACGCTGGTGCTTTTCGTCGCGCTCGTCGGCGTCCTCACGCTGCTAGGCCGGTGGGGCTTCCTGACCGACCGGGTCGCCCCCGTCGCCCTCGCCAGCGCCGGCCTCTTCCTCGCCGGGACCGTCTCCGGCATGGTCGGGGACGGCCCCCTCGTCGTGTTCGGCGGCGTCGCCGCCGCGACGGTCGCCTGGGACCTCGGCGAGTACGGCGTCGGCGTGGCGGAGGGGCTCGGCCGCCGCGCCCGGAGCAGGCAGGGCGAACTCGCCCACGGGCTGGCGAGCGTCGCCGTCGGCGCGGCGAGCGTCGCCGCGGCGTTCGCCCTCCTCGGCGTCATGCGGCGGACGGTCCCGGAGGCGTCGCTCGTCGCCGCCGGCGCGTCGGCCGCGTTCGTCGGCACGTTACTCCTGCTGTCGCGGTTGCGGTGA
- a CDS encoding DUF2270 domain-containing protein — protein MAESDSERASDAADEADLGISDDRTAFAGLTGEFYRGEVDRTASWRARLDQTTNWAVVVVAAILTWAFSSPDNPHYVMIIGMFGVTAFLIMEATRYREYDVWRNRVRILQKDLYAEMYSPDQTVLSTSDRDWREQLSEELGEPTFNISFREALTHRLRRSYLPLLLILLAAWVARVTVFEPSESWQQTASMVVVPGEVVVAVVGVFYAVVILVTAWSARGKRVREFQE, from the coding sequence ATGGCTGAAAGCGACTCGGAACGGGCATCGGACGCCGCAGACGAGGCGGACCTCGGCATCTCCGACGACCGGACCGCGTTCGCGGGGCTGACCGGGGAGTTCTACCGCGGCGAGGTCGACCGGACGGCGTCCTGGCGCGCTCGACTGGACCAGACGACGAACTGGGCCGTGGTAGTCGTCGCGGCGATACTGACGTGGGCCTTCTCCAGCCCGGACAACCCTCACTACGTGATGATCATCGGGATGTTCGGCGTCACCGCGTTCCTGATCATGGAGGCGACCCGTTACCGCGAGTACGACGTCTGGCGGAACCGGGTCCGCATCCTGCAGAAGGACCTGTACGCCGAGATGTACTCGCCGGACCAGACGGTGCTCAGCACGAGCGACCGGGACTGGCGGGAACAGCTCAGCGAAGAGCTCGGCGAACCCACGTTCAACATCTCCTTCCGCGAGGCGCTCACACACCGGCTCCGGCGGTCGTACCTCCCGCTGCTGCTGATCCTGCTCGCCGCGTGGGTCGCCCGGGTCACGGTCTTCGAACCGTCCGAGTCGTGGCAACAGACGGCGTCGATGGTCGTCGTTCCGGGGGAGGTCGTCGTCGCGGTCGTGGGAGTGTTCTACGCGGTCGTCATCCTCGTCACGGCGTGGTCGGCCCGCGGGAAGCGAGTGCGCGAGTTCCAGGAGTGA
- a CDS encoding CPBP family intramembrane glutamic endopeptidase, with translation MADPDRGRLGLFFGVLVSLAAGFVAFSLLADVRMVTLAALYMFTPMVAGLVVCLVRGVPLSTVGLRVGRARWLAVAALVALPLVAIALAVAVAVPGVAFDPSVDPLPGVALPSGPLGVAATFGIALALGATVNAVFAFGEEFGWRGYLLWELAPLGFWKASTVIGVVWGLWHAPIILDGYNYPSFPVVGVAAMTVACVAFSPLYTYLVLQAESVLAAALLHGVFNGSAGLVVAHAVGDGAALEELVASPVGVAGVVAFGLAAAGIAAVGAPSLTREFAGGERRTADEPPRPGGDPAE, from the coding sequence ATGGCTGACCCCGACCGCGGACGCCTCGGGCTGTTCTTCGGCGTCCTGGTCAGCCTCGCGGCCGGGTTCGTCGCATTCTCGCTGCTCGCGGACGTGCGCATGGTGACGCTCGCGGCGCTGTACATGTTCACGCCGATGGTCGCCGGGCTGGTCGTCTGTCTCGTCCGGGGCGTCCCGCTGTCGACCGTCGGCCTGCGAGTCGGCCGGGCGCGCTGGCTCGCCGTCGCGGCGCTGGTCGCGCTCCCGCTGGTCGCGATCGCCCTCGCGGTCGCAGTCGCGGTGCCCGGCGTGGCGTTCGACCCGAGCGTCGATCCGCTGCCGGGCGTCGCGCTCCCGTCGGGGCCGCTCGGCGTCGCGGCGACGTTCGGGATCGCACTTGCGCTGGGCGCGACCGTCAACGCCGTCTTCGCTTTCGGCGAGGAGTTCGGGTGGCGCGGCTACCTGCTGTGGGAACTCGCGCCGCTGGGGTTCTGGAAGGCGTCGACCGTCATCGGCGTCGTCTGGGGGCTCTGGCACGCGCCGATAATCCTGGACGGCTACAACTACCCCTCGTTCCCGGTGGTCGGCGTCGCCGCCATGACGGTCGCCTGCGTCGCGTTCTCGCCGCTGTACACCTACCTCGTCCTCCAGGCGGAGTCGGTGCTCGCCGCGGCGCTGCTCCACGGCGTGTTCAACGGGTCGGCGGGGCTCGTCGTCGCCCACGCGGTCGGCGACGGCGCCGCGCTGGAGGAACTGGTCGCCAGCCCGGTCGGCGTCGCGGGCGTCGTCGCGTTCGGCCTCGCCGCCGCGGGCATCGCCGCCGTCGGCGCGCCGTCGCTCACCCGCGAGTTCGCGGGTGGTGAGCGCCGCACCGCGGACGAGCCGCCGCGGCCCGGCGGCGACCCCGCCGAGTGA
- a CDS encoding AAA family ATPase, whose translation MSDAPQLTVDEAASECAAVLDAVHDAVIADREFLRTVLLGVLARGHVLLEDVPGTGKTLTARSMSEALGLSFNRIQFTPDLLPSDITGTHVYDETDGSFEFNEGPVFANVVLADEINRAPPKTQAALLEAMEEGQVTVDGDTHDLPDPFFVIATQNPVEQEGTFELPEAQRDRFVVKTAMGYPGRGGELQLLKRRANRHEQAPSVTRVIDDADVTDLQAVPETVTVEDKVRGYVVDLCRETRTDPRVEVGVSPRGVQRLFEAARAHAVLSGREYVAPDDVKRVAHPVLDHRLVLTTEASVNGVEKGAVVADVLDRVEVPAMATS comes from the coding sequence ATGAGCGACGCCCCGCAACTCACCGTCGACGAGGCCGCGTCGGAGTGCGCCGCCGTCCTCGACGCGGTCCACGACGCCGTCATCGCCGACAGAGAGTTCCTCCGCACCGTCCTCCTCGGCGTGCTCGCCCGCGGCCACGTCCTGCTCGAGGACGTGCCCGGGACGGGCAAGACCCTCACCGCCCGCTCGATGTCGGAGGCGCTCGGCCTCTCCTTCAACCGCATCCAGTTCACGCCGGACCTCCTGCCGAGCGACATCACCGGCACGCACGTGTACGACGAGACCGACGGATCCTTCGAGTTCAACGAGGGGCCGGTGTTCGCGAACGTCGTGCTGGCCGACGAGATCAACCGCGCGCCGCCGAAGACCCAGGCCGCCCTGCTGGAAGCGATGGAAGAGGGGCAGGTGACCGTCGACGGCGACACCCACGACCTCCCCGACCCCTTCTTCGTCATCGCGACCCAGAACCCCGTCGAGCAGGAGGGGACGTTCGAACTGCCCGAGGCCCAGCGCGACCGCTTCGTCGTGAAGACGGCGATGGGCTACCCCGGCCGCGGCGGCGAACTCCAACTCCTCAAGCGCCGCGCGAACCGCCACGAGCAGGCCCCCTCCGTGACGCGGGTGATCGATGACGCGGACGTGACGGACCTGCAGGCGGTGCCCGAGACGGTGACCGTCGAGGACAAGGTGCGGGGGTACGTCGTCGACCTCTGCCGCGAGACCCGCACCGACCCGCGCGTCGAGGTGGGCGTCTCCCCGCGCGGCGTCCAGCGCCTGTTCGAGGCGGCCCGCGCCCACGCCGTCCTCTCGGGCCGGGAGTACGTCGCGCCGGACGACGTGAAGCGGGTCGCCCACCCCGTGCTCGACCACCGCCTCGTCCTCACGACCGAGGCGTCGGTCAACGGCGTCGAGAAGGGCGCCGTCGTCGCCGACGTGCTGGACCGCGTCGAGGTGCCGGCGATGGCGACCAGTTGA
- a CDS encoding queuosine precursor transporter codes for MSDTHPGTPTVGQVTLIALFVTALVTAQLTATKILAFQIPLSLPVTGATLVLPGAALAYAVTFLASDCYAELYGRRAAQIVVNVAFAMNFVVLALVWSTIAAPAAASGVDPDVFETALGASTNVVLGSLLAYVVSQNWDVVVFHRIRDYTDGDALWLRNVASTASSQAIDTVIFVAVAFLVAPTVLGVGQALPLAVIAQLMVGQYLLKLAIAVVDTPFVYAIVGAVREREGDRVAPA; via the coding sequence ATGAGCGACACGCACCCCGGAACGCCGACGGTCGGACAGGTGACGTTGATCGCCCTGTTCGTCACGGCGCTGGTGACGGCGCAGTTGACGGCCACGAAGATCCTCGCGTTTCAGATCCCCCTCTCGCTGCCGGTGACCGGCGCGACGCTCGTCCTGCCGGGCGCCGCCCTCGCCTACGCGGTGACCTTCCTCGCGAGCGACTGCTACGCCGAACTGTACGGGCGACGGGCCGCGCAGATCGTGGTCAACGTTGCCTTCGCGATGAACTTCGTTGTGCTGGCGCTGGTGTGGTCGACCATCGCCGCGCCGGCCGCCGCCTCGGGCGTCGACCCCGACGTGTTCGAGACGGCGCTCGGCGCGAGCACGAACGTCGTCCTCGGGAGCCTGCTCGCGTACGTCGTCTCGCAGAACTGGGACGTGGTCGTCTTCCACCGCATCCGCGACTACACCGACGGCGACGCGCTGTGGCTCCGCAACGTCGCGTCCACGGCGTCGAGTCAGGCGATCGACACGGTCATCTTCGTCGCCGTGGCGTTCCTCGTCGCGCCGACCGTCCTCGGCGTCGGCCAGGCGCTGCCGCTCGCGGTCATCGCCCAGTTGATGGTCGGCCAGTACCTGCTGAAACTCGCCATCGCCGTCGTCGACACGCCGTTCGTGTACGCCATCGTCGGCGCGGTCCGCGAGCGCGAGGGCGACCGCGTCGCGCCCGCCTGA
- a CDS encoding metal ABC transporter substrate-binding protein, with the protein MTNELTRRDALRAGVGTLAAGVAGCLGAVSGGSESDGTAVQSSFFVLGDFADRVAGDAADANTLVPVGQHGHGWEPSGQLQRDVLTADAFVYVGEGFQPWADDIVANVQSDDADVEPIAAWENVDLLPVDGDHEGDTDHEDGHEEDHNESEGGHEDAHDESEDDHDHGDADPHFWLDPTRAATAVETIAEGMAAVDPDNEETYAENAEAYREELAALDERFESTLSSTSRDAVLVAGHDSFGYLARRYGFEVHALTGLSPDDSPSQRDVREAQEVVDAHGIEHVLAPVFESDRAAEQLVEETDATEVLPVTALPGQREDWAADGWGYVEVQENLNLPSLATALGAE; encoded by the coding sequence ATGACGAACGAGCTAACGCGACGCGACGCGCTGAGAGCGGGCGTCGGAACCCTCGCGGCTGGCGTCGCCGGCTGTCTCGGCGCCGTCTCGGGTGGAAGCGAGAGCGACGGAACGGCGGTCCAGTCCTCCTTCTTCGTGCTGGGGGACTTCGCGGACAGGGTCGCCGGCGACGCGGCGGACGCGAACACGCTGGTGCCGGTCGGCCAGCACGGCCACGGGTGGGAGCCGTCGGGGCAGCTCCAGCGCGACGTGCTGACGGCTGACGCCTTCGTCTACGTGGGCGAGGGGTTCCAGCCGTGGGCCGACGACATCGTCGCGAACGTGCAGTCCGACGACGCCGACGTCGAGCCGATCGCGGCGTGGGAGAACGTCGACCTCCTGCCGGTCGACGGGGACCACGAGGGGGATACTGACCACGAAGACGGCCACGAGGAGGACCACAACGAGAGCGAGGGAGGCCACGAAGACGCACACGACGAGAGCGAGGACGACCACGACCACGGCGACGCCGATCCGCACTTCTGGCTCGATCCGACCCGAGCGGCCACGGCGGTCGAGACCATCGCCGAGGGAATGGCGGCCGTCGACCCGGACAACGAGGAGACGTACGCCGAGAACGCCGAAGCGTACCGGGAGGAACTCGCGGCGCTCGACGAGCGGTTCGAGTCGACGCTGTCGTCGACATCGCGCGACGCCGTGCTCGTCGCGGGCCACGACTCGTTCGGGTACCTCGCGCGGCGGTACGGGTTCGAGGTGCACGCGCTGACCGGTCTCTCGCCGGACGACTCGCCCTCGCAGCGCGACGTCCGCGAGGCGCAGGAGGTGGTGGACGCCCACGGGATCGAGCACGTGCTCGCCCCGGTGTTCGAGTCCGACCGCGCGGCGGAGCAGCTCGTCGAGGAGACCGACGCGACCGAGGTGCTTCCCGTCACGGCGTTGCCGGGGCAGCGCGAGGACTGGGCGGCGGACGGCTGGGGTTACGTCGAGGTGCAGGAGAACCTGAACCTGCCGTCGCTGGCAACGGCGCTGGGGGCCGAATGA